In a genomic window of Columba livia isolate bColLiv1 breed racing homer chromosome 4, bColLiv1.pat.W.v2, whole genome shotgun sequence:
- the SMIM18 gene encoding small integral membrane protein 18 has protein sequence MATLNGTHWNETTAASQHLGFQVQKIYPFHDNWNTACFIILIIFIFTVVSLVVLAFLYELLDCCCCVKNKTMKDLENEPNPVRAVLNSFRKRETEVV, from the coding sequence ATGGCAACCCTCAACGGCACTCACTGGAACGAGACCACAGCCGCGTCCCAGCACCTGGGCTTCCAAGTGCAGAAAATCTACCCTTTCCACGACAACTGGAACACCGCCTGCTTTATTATTCTGATTATCTTCATCTTTACAGTAGTTTCCCTGGTGGTGCTGGCTTTCCTCTATGAGCTGCtggactgctgctgctgcgtgaaaaataaaactatgaaAGATCTGGAGAATGAACCCAACCCTGTCAGGGCCGTGCTAAACAGCTTCAGAAAGCGCGAAACAGAGGTGGTGTAG